A region from the Sulfurivermis fontis genome encodes:
- a CDS encoding sucrose synthase — protein sequence MINSLNEYLDLHHDAVHALLRHYMALGRPFLLRSELRDEFEAFCATHGHTELSRSELARLIAVTQEAAIAAPWLYLAVRTRIARWSYLRFHTETMQYDNVTVTDFLSFKERLRNGTEHDSDYVIELDFAPFSREFPKLQESRSIGRGVEFLNRRLSSQLFQELGKGDKKLLDFLSVHQYRGQQLMLNDRICDVTGLRIALRQADDFLATQDATAEWKQVGHSLQQLGFEPGWGRTAAQIRVSFDLLADILEAPAPEAIERFLGRMPMIFNLVVLSPHGYFGQGNVLGLPDTGGQVVYILDQVRALEREMRRRCHEQGLDIQPQILIITRLIPEAGATSCNVPVEPVIGTEGIRIIRIPFRNAVGEVVPHWISRFEIWPYLERFAYEAENIILAELGSRPDLIIGNYSDGNLVATLLAQRLHVTQCGIAHALEKTKYLYSDLYWQDNEPQYHFSCQFTADLIAMNAADFIITSTYQEIAGTSDSVGQYESYGTFTMPGLYRVVNGIDVFDPKFNIVSPGADAAVYFPYHEQQRRLHSLHAEIESLVFGAPNDTARGQLQHTDKPLLFTMARLDHIKNITGLVDWYGGNNALREAANLLVIAGHTDPARSDDVEEQRQIERMHTLFEQYGLDGQVRWLGRHLDKPLAGELYRYIADRRGAFVQPALFEAFGLTVIEAMASGLPTFATCYGGPLEIIQDGHSGFHIDPTHGNAAAERIAEFFHRCQDDAGYWERISNAAVERVRSRYTWDIYAERMLTLSCIYGFWKYVTNLDRAETRRYLEMFYGLQFRPLAARLA from the coding sequence ATGATCAACTCATTGAATGAGTATCTGGACCTGCATCATGATGCAGTACATGCCCTGCTTCGTCACTATATGGCGCTGGGACGTCCCTTTCTGCTACGGTCAGAGCTACGCGATGAGTTTGAAGCATTCTGTGCCACCCATGGGCACACTGAACTTTCCCGCTCTGAACTTGCCCGGCTTATCGCAGTCACCCAAGAGGCTGCCATCGCAGCACCGTGGCTATATCTTGCCGTCCGCACACGCATTGCACGTTGGAGTTACCTGCGCTTTCATACTGAAACCATGCAGTACGACAATGTCACCGTAACAGATTTCCTTTCCTTCAAGGAGCGCTTGCGTAACGGCACTGAACACGACTCCGATTACGTAATCGAACTTGATTTCGCCCCATTCAGTCGTGAATTCCCCAAATTGCAGGAATCTCGGTCAATCGGTCGTGGCGTGGAGTTTCTCAATCGTCGCCTGTCCAGTCAGCTTTTTCAGGAACTTGGCAAGGGTGACAAAAAACTGCTCGATTTTCTCAGTGTGCATCAATATCGTGGCCAGCAACTCATGCTCAACGATCGTATTTGTGATGTCACAGGGTTGCGGATAGCCTTACGTCAGGCTGACGATTTCCTAGCAACCCAGGACGCTACTGCCGAATGGAAGCAAGTCGGACATTCCTTGCAACAGCTCGGTTTCGAGCCAGGATGGGGACGTACCGCAGCACAGATCCGCGTATCCTTCGACTTGCTGGCTGACATCCTCGAGGCCCCTGCGCCGGAAGCTATTGAAAGATTTCTCGGGCGCATGCCGATGATTTTCAATCTGGTCGTACTGTCACCGCATGGATATTTCGGGCAGGGCAATGTCCTCGGATTGCCTGATACAGGGGGCCAAGTGGTCTACATTCTGGATCAGGTACGCGCCCTGGAGCGTGAGATGCGGCGGCGGTGCCATGAGCAGGGGCTCGATATTCAGCCACAAATATTGATCATCACCCGCCTAATTCCCGAGGCCGGTGCAACCAGTTGCAATGTTCCCGTAGAACCTGTCATAGGGACAGAAGGTATACGCATCATACGCATCCCGTTCCGCAATGCGGTGGGTGAGGTAGTCCCACACTGGATCTCACGCTTCGAGATCTGGCCCTACCTTGAACGCTTTGCCTACGAGGCCGAAAACATAATACTCGCTGAGCTTGGCTCACGCCCAGACCTCATCATCGGCAACTATTCCGATGGCAATCTAGTCGCTACACTGCTTGCACAGCGCCTGCATGTAACGCAGTGCGGTATCGCACATGCTCTCGAGAAAACCAAGTATCTCTACTCTGATTTGTACTGGCAGGACAACGAGCCGCAATATCATTTTTCTTGTCAGTTCACGGCTGATCTCATCGCCATGAATGCAGCGGACTTCATCATTACCAGCACCTATCAGGAAATTGCCGGTACCAGCGACAGTGTAGGGCAGTACGAAAGCTATGGCACTTTTACCATGCCCGGTCTATATCGCGTGGTGAACGGCATCGACGTGTTCGATCCGAAATTCAATATCGTATCTCCCGGTGCCGATGCAGCAGTCTATTTCCCTTATCACGAACAACAACGACGTCTGCACAGCCTTCATGCCGAGATCGAGTCTCTGGTATTCGGTGCGCCGAACGACACGGCACGCGGGCAGCTACAGCATACCGACAAGCCATTGTTGTTTACCATGGCCAGACTCGACCATATCAAAAACATCACTGGTCTGGTGGATTGGTATGGCGGCAACAATGCCTTGCGCGAGGCGGCTAATCTTCTGGTGATAGCCGGGCATACCGATCCCGCGCGCTCCGACGATGTAGAGGAACAGCGTCAGATAGAACGCATGCATACCCTGTTTGAGCAATATGGCCTGGATGGCCAGGTTCGCTGGCTGGGCCGGCATCTCGACAAACCACTGGCCGGTGAGCTGTATCGCTATATAGCCGATCGCCGCGGTGCTTTTGTACAGCCGGCCCTGTTCGAAGCCTTTGGCCTGACCGTCATCGAGGCCATGGCTTCCGGCCTGCCTACGTTTGCCACCTGTTATGGCGGCCCCCTGGAGATCATTCAGGATGGCCACTCTGGTTTTCATATCGATCCTACCCACGGCAATGCGGCGGCAGAACGCATTGCCGAATTCTTCCATCGCTGTCAGGACGATGCCGGCTATTGGGAGCGGATTTCCAATGCCGCAGTCGAACGGGTGCGCAGTCGCTATACTTGGGATATCTATGCCGAGCGCATGCTGACGCTTTCCTGTATCTACGGCTTCTGGAAATATGTCACCAACCTCGACCGCGCCGAAACCCGACGCTATCTGGAGATGTTCTACGGCCTGCAATTCCGGCCTCTTGCCGCCAGGCTGGCCTAA
- the recA gene encoding recombinase RecA translates to MDDNKRKALSAALSQIEKQFGKGSVMRMGDAGVARDIQAISTGSLGLDIALGIGGLPRGRIIEIYGPESSGKTTLTLQVIAEAQKAGGTCAFVDAEHALDPVYAQKLGVNVDDLLVSQPDTGEQALEITDMLVRSGAVDVVVVDSVAALTPKAEIEGEMGDSHVGLQARLMSQALRKLTANIKRSNTLVIFINQIRMKIGVMFGSPETTTGGNALKFYASVRLDIRRIGAIKKGEEVVGNETRVKVVKNKVAPPFKQAEFDILYGEGISREGEIVDLGVKANIIEKSGAWYSYNGNRIGQGKDNTRQFLKDNPELAHEIEAKIRTAVLPEVITSGSDDVMEEA, encoded by the coding sequence ATGGACGATAACAAGCGGAAGGCATTGAGCGCGGCCCTGAGCCAGATCGAGAAGCAGTTCGGCAAGGGGTCGGTGATGCGCATGGGCGACGCCGGCGTGGCGCGCGACATTCAGGCGATCTCCACCGGCTCCCTGGGGCTGGACATCGCCCTCGGCATCGGCGGTCTGCCCCGCGGCCGTATCATCGAAATCTACGGTCCGGAATCCTCCGGCAAGACCACCCTGACCCTGCAGGTCATCGCCGAGGCCCAGAAGGCCGGCGGCACCTGTGCCTTCGTCGATGCCGAGCATGCCCTCGACCCGGTCTACGCCCAGAAGCTGGGCGTCAACGTCGACGACCTGCTGGTGTCGCAGCCGGACACCGGCGAGCAGGCCCTGGAGATCACCGACATGCTGGTGCGCTCCGGCGCGGTGGACGTGGTGGTGGTGGACTCCGTCGCCGCCCTGACCCCCAAGGCGGAAATCGAGGGTGAGATGGGCGACTCCCATGTCGGTCTGCAGGCCCGCCTGATGTCCCAGGCCCTGCGCAAGCTCACCGCCAACATCAAGCGCTCCAATACCCTGGTGATCTTCATCAACCAGATCCGCATGAAGATTGGCGTGATGTTCGGCAGCCCCGAAACCACCACCGGCGGTAATGCGCTCAAGTTCTACGCCTCGGTGCGCCTCGATATCCGCCGCATCGGCGCCATCAAGAAGGGCGAAGAGGTGGTGGGCAACGAAACCCGCGTCAAGGTGGTGAAGAACAAGGTGGCGCCGCCCTTCAAGCAGGCCGAGTTCGACATCCTCTATGGCGAGGGCATCTCGCGCGAAGGGGAGATCGTCGATCTGGGCGTGAAGGCCAACATCATCGAGAAGTCTGGCGCCTGGTACAGCTACAACGGCAACCGCATCGGTCAGGGCAAGGACAATACCCGCCAGTTCCTCAAGGACAACCCGGAGCTGGCCCACGAGATCGAGGCCAAGATCCGCACCGCCGTGCTGCCTGAGGTGATCACCTCAGGCAGCGATGACGTGATGGAAGAGGCCTGA
- the csrA gene encoding carbon storage regulator CsrA, producing the protein MLILTRRVGETLMIGEEVSVTVLGIKGNQVRIGVNAPKDVSVHREEIYERIQREKQESGNQ; encoded by the coding sequence ATGTTGATTCTAACTCGCCGCGTCGGTGAAACGCTCATGATTGGTGAAGAGGTGAGCGTGACCGTGCTGGGTATCAAGGGCAATCAGGTCCGTATCGGTGTCAACGCGCCGAAGGACGTTTCTGTACATCGCGAAGAGATTTACGAGCGTATCCAGCGCGAGAAGCAGGAATCGGGTAACCAGTAA
- the alaS gene encoding alanine--tRNA ligase, with protein MKSAELRQAFLDFFRSKGHEVVASSPLVPGNDPTLLFTNAGMVQFKDCFLGREQRSYTRAASVQRCVRAGGKHNDLENVGYTARHHTFFEMLGNFSFGDYFKREAIHYAWEFLTQTLQLPREKLWVTVYKDDDEAAAIWVNEIGVPAERVTRLGEKSNFWSMGDTGPCGPCTEIFYDHGPEVWGGPPGTPEEDGDRYIEIWNLVFMQFDRSADGTMTPLPKPSVDTGMGLERLAAVMQHVHSNYDIDLFQNLIKAVAALAGSKDLSNPSLKVIADHIRSCAFLVTDGVVPSNEGRGYVLRRIIRRAIRHGHKLGLRQPFFHKLVAPLVKEMGAAYPELAKAEAQVTRILNQEEERFAETLDQGMHLLEEAIAGLSGHVLPGSTIFKLYDTYGFPVDLTGDIARERNLELDMDGFDREMEAQRERARAASTFGAAYGHKLEIAGKTEFTGYERISDQAKVIALYKGSDAVQQLAAGEQGMVILDHTPFYAESGGQVGDKGLLSSAGAMFEVQDTQKQGEAFGHIGVVRQGSLKVGDSVDAAVDFAARAATAAHHSATHLLHAALRQVLGEHVQQKGSLVTPERLRFDFSHFESVSREQLRRIEQLVNEQIRGNNEVLTRIMGIEDAMASGAMALFGEKYGDKVRVLSMGEFSTELCGGTHVSRTGDIGLFKIVSEGGVAAGVRRIEAVAGRRALEWVDSIEDSLEAVAAAVKGSRDVVADKVRQMIERQRKLEKELEQLKAKLASSQGSDLAGQAVEVAGIKVLAANLEGVDPKALRDTLDQLKNKLGSAAIVLAAVQGDKISLVAGVTKDLTDRLQAGKLLQEVAQQVGGKGGGRADMAQGGGTEPAKLPAALAAVSGWVAREMGA; from the coding sequence ATGAAAAGCGCAGAGCTACGCCAGGCCTTCCTGGATTTCTTCCGCAGCAAGGGCCACGAAGTGGTCGCCTCCAGTCCGTTGGTGCCGGGCAACGATCCGACGCTGTTGTTCACCAATGCCGGCATGGTGCAGTTCAAGGATTGCTTCCTCGGTCGGGAACAGCGCAGCTACACCCGCGCCGCCTCGGTGCAGCGCTGCGTGCGCGCGGGCGGCAAGCACAACGACCTGGAAAATGTCGGCTATACCGCGCGCCACCACACCTTCTTCGAAATGCTGGGTAACTTCAGCTTCGGTGACTACTTCAAGCGCGAAGCCATCCACTACGCCTGGGAATTTCTCACCCAGACCCTCCAGCTGCCGCGCGAGAAGCTGTGGGTCACCGTCTACAAGGACGACGACGAGGCGGCGGCGATCTGGGTCAACGAGATCGGCGTGCCGGCCGAGCGTGTGACGCGGCTGGGCGAGAAGTCCAATTTCTGGTCCATGGGCGACACCGGTCCCTGCGGCCCCTGCACCGAGATCTTCTACGATCACGGCCCCGAGGTGTGGGGCGGTCCTCCGGGAACGCCGGAGGAAGACGGCGATCGCTACATCGAGATCTGGAACCTGGTGTTCATGCAGTTCGATCGCAGCGCCGACGGCACCATGACCCCGCTGCCCAAGCCGTCGGTGGATACCGGCATGGGCCTGGAACGCCTCGCCGCGGTGATGCAGCATGTGCACAGCAACTACGACATCGACCTGTTCCAGAACCTGATCAAGGCCGTGGCGGCCCTGGCCGGCAGCAAGGATTTGAGCAATCCCTCGCTCAAGGTCATCGCCGATCACATCCGTTCCTGCGCCTTCCTGGTGACCGACGGCGTGGTGCCGTCCAATGAAGGCCGTGGCTACGTGCTGCGCCGCATCATCCGCCGCGCCATCCGCCACGGCCACAAGCTGGGCCTGCGCCAGCCGTTCTTCCACAAGCTGGTGGCGCCGCTGGTCAAGGAGATGGGCGCCGCCTATCCGGAACTGGCCAAGGCCGAGGCGCAGGTGACGCGCATCCTCAATCAGGAGGAAGAGCGCTTCGCCGAAACCCTGGACCAGGGCATGCACCTGCTGGAAGAGGCCATTGCCGGCCTGTCCGGTCACGTACTGCCCGGCAGCACCATCTTCAAGCTGTACGATACCTACGGTTTCCCGGTCGACCTCACCGGCGATATCGCCCGCGAGCGCAACCTGGAGCTGGACATGGATGGCTTCGACCGCGAGATGGAGGCGCAGCGTGAGCGTGCCCGCGCTGCCTCCACCTTCGGTGCTGCCTACGGCCACAAGCTGGAAATCGCCGGCAAGACCGAATTCACCGGTTACGAGCGCATCAGCGATCAGGCCAAGGTCATCGCCCTGTACAAGGGCAGCGATGCCGTGCAGCAGCTGGCGGCCGGCGAGCAGGGCATGGTGATCCTCGACCACACGCCGTTCTACGCCGAGTCCGGCGGCCAGGTGGGCGACAAGGGGCTGCTGAGCAGCGCCGGCGCCATGTTCGAGGTGCAGGACACCCAGAAGCAGGGCGAGGCCTTCGGCCACATCGGCGTGGTGCGGCAGGGGAGTCTGAAGGTGGGCGACAGCGTCGATGCGGCGGTGGATTTCGCCGCCCGCGCCGCCACCGCCGCACACCATTCCGCCACCCACCTGCTGCATGCCGCGCTGCGCCAGGTGCTGGGTGAGCATGTGCAGCAGAAGGGCTCGCTGGTGACCCCCGAACGTCTGCGTTTCGATTTCTCCCACTTTGAATCGGTCAGCCGCGAGCAACTGCGGCGCATCGAGCAACTGGTGAACGAACAGATCCGCGGCAACAATGAGGTGCTGACCCGCATCATGGGCATTGAGGATGCCATGGCCTCCGGCGCCATGGCTTTGTTCGGCGAAAAGTACGGTGACAAGGTGCGCGTGCTGTCCATGGGCGAGTTCTCCACCGAGTTGTGCGGCGGCACCCATGTCAGCCGCACCGGCGACATCGGCCTGTTCAAGATCGTCAGCGAAGGCGGCGTCGCCGCGGGCGTGCGCCGCATCGAGGCGGTGGCCGGGCGCAGGGCGCTGGAGTGGGTGGACAGTATCGAGGACAGCCTGGAGGCCGTGGCCGCGGCGGTGAAAGGGTCGCGTGACGTGGTGGCGGACAAGGTACGTCAGATGATCGAGCGTCAGCGCAAGCTGGAAAAGGAGCTGGAGCAGCTCAAGGCGAAGCTGGCCTCCAGCCAGGGCTCCGATCTGGCCGGGCAGGCGGTGGAGGTGGCCGGCATCAAGGTGCTGGCGGCCAATCTGGAGGGTGTCGATCCCAAGGCCCTGCGCGACACCCTGGACCAGCTCAAGAACAAGCTGGGCTCGGCGGCCATCGTGCTGGCGGCGGTGCAGGGCGACAAGATCAGCCTGGTGGCCGGTGTCACCAAGGATCTGACCGACCGCCTGCAGGCCGGCAAGCTGCTGCAGGAGGTGGCGCAGCAGGTGGGCGGCAAGGGCGGCGGCCGGGCCGACATGGCTCAGGGCGGTGGTACCGAACCGGCCAAACTGCCGGCGGCCCTGGCCGCGGTGAGTGGCTGGGTGGCGCGCGAAATGGGCGCCTGA
- the thpR gene encoding RNA 2',3'-cyclic phosphodiesterase, producing MSSPPPEGQRLFFALWPDAELQRALYKVGRAIAPPGGKPMATHNLHITLAFLGTIDADKRACMEKAADAIHLPPFELALDCAGYWPRPQVVWLGCSSVPETLRTLAARLNAAMAACGLTPENRPYSPHLTVLRKARRGPRQLDINTVHWAVGDFVLVQSLTLPEGAQYQVVRRWPLVGQM from the coding sequence ATGTCCTCGCCGCCGCCTGAGGGGCAGCGCCTGTTCTTCGCCCTCTGGCCGGACGCCGAACTGCAACGGGCGCTATATAAGGTGGGCCGGGCCATCGCCCCGCCGGGCGGCAAACCCATGGCGACGCACAATCTCCATATCACCCTGGCCTTTCTCGGCACGATCGATGCCGATAAGCGCGCCTGCATGGAGAAGGCGGCCGATGCCATCCACCTGCCGCCATTCGAGCTGGCTCTGGACTGCGCCGGCTATTGGCCCAGACCGCAGGTAGTATGGTTGGGATGTTCAAGCGTGCCGGAAACCTTGCGGACCCTGGCCGCCCGCCTCAATGCGGCCATGGCCGCCTGTGGCCTGACCCCGGAAAACCGCCCCTACAGCCCGCACCTGACCGTCCTGCGCAAGGCGCGCCGGGGACCGCGACAACTGGATATAAATACAGTACACTGGGCCGTGGGTGACTTCGTGCTGGTGCAGTCCTTGACCCTGCCCGAGGGGGCCCAATATCAAGTGGTGCGGCGCTGGCCGCTGGTGGGACAGATGTGA
- a CDS encoding regulatory protein RecX, whose translation MHQQDDPYPRAIALLAQREHSARELERKLCDKGFPSGRVAECIARLQQERLQSDARYAESYVHLRAGKGYGPLRIRAELAERGVADEFIAPPLEEMDGQWSELAEQARRKRFGNKLPQDFQERARQARFLQYRGFATEHFRHVFSGDE comes from the coding sequence ATGCATCAGCAGGACGATCCCTATCCGCGCGCGATAGCGCTGCTGGCGCAGCGCGAGCATTCCGCACGCGAGCTGGAGCGCAAGCTGTGCGACAAGGGGTTTCCCTCTGGGCGGGTAGCCGAGTGCATCGCGCGTCTGCAACAGGAACGCCTGCAAAGCGATGCGCGCTATGCCGAGAGCTACGTGCACCTGCGCGCCGGCAAGGGCTACGGGCCATTGCGCATCCGCGCCGAGCTTGCCGAGCGCGGCGTGGCCGACGAATTCATTGCGCCGCCATTGGAAGAGATGGACGGGCAATGGAGTGAGCTGGCCGAACAGGCGCGGCGCAAACGTTTCGGCAACAAGCTGCCGCAGGATTTTCAGGAGCGGGCCCGGCAGGCCCGTTTTTTACAGTATCGCGGTTTTGCCACCGAACACTTTCGTCATGTGTTCAGCGGCGACGAATGA
- a CDS encoding aspartate kinase produces MALIVQKYGGTSVGSIERIENVANKVMAFRERGDDVVVVLSAMSGETNRLIDLAKAIQNPPDPRELDMLVATGEQVTIALLAMALKKRGQDARSYTGGQVRILTDSAFNKARILEIDEGNIRRDLAAGRVVVVAGFQGVDEQGNITTLGRGGSDTTGVALAAALKADECQIYTDVDGVYTTDPRVVPEARRLDRITFEEMLEMASLGSKVLQIRSVEFAGKYNVPLRVLSSMQDGPGTLITYEDEGMEDALISGIAFNRDEAQITVQGVPDQPGVAYRILGPIGEANIEVDMIVQNTSADGSTTDFTFTVHRNDYDKALALLKKHAGAMGAREVKGDSKIVKLSLVGVGMRSHAGIASTMFEALAKEGINIRMISTSEIKISVVVDEKYLELGVRALHSAFKLDQAPAA; encoded by the coding sequence ATGGCGTTAATCGTTCAAAAATACGGCGGCACTTCGGTCGGCAGCATCGAACGTATCGAGAATGTCGCCAACAAGGTGATGGCTTTCCGCGAGCGCGGCGACGATGTGGTGGTGGTGCTTTCCGCCATGAGCGGCGAGACCAACCGCCTGATCGATCTGGCCAAGGCGATCCAGAATCCGCCCGATCCGCGTGAGCTCGATATGCTGGTGGCGACCGGCGAACAGGTGACCATCGCCCTGCTGGCCATGGCGTTGAAGAAGCGCGGCCAGGATGCCCGTTCCTATACCGGCGGCCAGGTGCGCATTCTCACCGACAGCGCCTTCAACAAGGCGCGCATCCTGGAGATCGACGAGGGCAATATCCGCCGTGATCTCGCCGCCGGACGCGTGGTGGTGGTGGCCGGTTTCCAGGGCGTGGACGAGCAGGGCAACATCACCACCCTGGGCCGCGGCGGTTCCGACACCACCGGCGTGGCGCTGGCCGCGGCACTGAAGGCCGATGAATGCCAGATTTACACCGATGTGGACGGTGTCTATACCACCGACCCGCGTGTGGTGCCCGAAGCGCGCCGCCTCGATCGCATCACCTTCGAGGAGATGCTGGAGATGGCCAGCCTCGGCTCCAAGGTGTTGCAGATCCGCTCGGTGGAATTCGCCGGCAAATACAACGTACCGCTGCGAGTACTGTCCTCGATGCAGGATGGTCCCGGCACCCTGATTACCTATGAGGATGAAGGAATGGAAGACGCGCTCATTTCCGGTATTGCCTTCAATCGGGACGAGGCTCAGATTACTGTGCAGGGCGTGCCCGATCAGCCGGGCGTTGCCTATCGCATTCTCGGCCCCATCGGCGAAGCCAATATCGAAGTGGACATGATTGTGCAGAACACCAGCGCTGACGGCAGCACGACTGATTTCACCTTCACTGTGCACCGTAACGACTATGACAAGGCGCTGGCCCTGCTCAAGAAGCATGCCGGTGCAATGGGCGCGCGCGAGGTCAAGGGCGACAGCAAGATCGTGAAGCTGTCGCTGGTCGGTGTCGGCATGCGTTCTCACGCCGGTATTGCCAGTACCATGTTCGAGGCGCTGGCCAAGGAGGGGATCAATATCCGCATGATCTCCACCTCCGAGATCAAGATTTCCGTTGTCGTTGATGAGAAGTACCTGGAGTTGGGCGTGCGTGCTCTGCACTCGGCCTTCAAACTGGATCAGGCGCCCGCCGCCTGA
- a CDS encoding GspE/PulE family protein, translating into MKQHVIDNAEDLKKVFVDTRPLSDLHLGEILVDAHHLAEEALEKALTQQRKTPGRRLGDILIEQGLVAKEHIHAAMAHKLGIPFIKLGNFEIDPQILALVPPDIALQYSVLPLMLDGSQLVVAMENPMDWEAMEVLRFNTNHSIEPVVATGQDISEALNRLYRRREDREITDMADVIDMTPEPDKTDDIAIHLIEQEAQKKPIVRLVNAIIMQGILHGASDINIRPERKQVNIYYRVDGKLRFSRSLNKSLLAPLVSRIKITGRMDISERRLPQDGHARLTHNGSSIDLRISCIPTVNGESVVIRILDKQVGLKPLDGLGLGDWELNQIRRMLSRSYGMLLVTGPTGSGKSTTLYAVLNEIRTRDPHIITVEDPVEYDMEGVEQIQINPGTGYTFAEALRHILRHDPDVIMIGEIRDLETARIANKAALTGHLVLSTLHTNDAASTITRLLDMGIEPYLLSSTLLGVMAQRLIRLNCQQCLQEEPVDEEVRNVLQVAADEVFHRGVGCSACNYTGYHGRVAVTELLPITPQISTLINNNACAQAIKDMAIQEGMTTLTQNALALARAGKTSLDEVFAIRLE; encoded by the coding sequence ATGAAGCAACACGTCATCGATAATGCCGAAGACCTGAAGAAGGTTTTTGTCGATACTCGCCCGCTTTCTGATCTGCATCTGGGCGAGATACTGGTCGATGCACACCATCTGGCGGAGGAAGCGCTGGAAAAAGCACTAACGCAACAGCGCAAGACCCCGGGACGCCGACTGGGCGACATTCTCATCGAACAGGGTCTGGTAGCCAAGGAACACATCCATGCCGCTATGGCCCACAAACTGGGCATCCCCTTCATCAAGCTGGGAAACTTCGAAATCGATCCGCAGATTCTCGCTCTGGTCCCGCCGGATATCGCCTTGCAATACAGCGTCCTTCCGCTGATGCTGGATGGCAGCCAGCTCGTGGTCGCCATGGAGAACCCCATGGACTGGGAGGCCATGGAGGTGCTGCGTTTCAACACCAACCACAGTATCGAACCAGTGGTTGCCACCGGGCAGGACATCAGCGAGGCCCTGAACCGTCTGTACCGTCGGCGTGAAGATCGTGAAATAACCGACATGGCCGACGTCATCGACATGACGCCAGAGCCGGACAAGACCGATGACATCGCCATTCATCTTATCGAGCAGGAAGCGCAGAAGAAACCGATCGTCCGCCTGGTCAACGCCATCATCATGCAGGGTATCCTGCACGGTGCCTCGGACATCAATATCCGACCGGAACGTAAACAGGTAAACATTTACTATCGTGTCGATGGCAAATTGCGCTTTTCCCGTTCCTTGAACAAGAGTCTGCTGGCGCCACTGGTCAGCCGCATCAAGATTACCGGCCGCATGGACATCTCGGAACGGAGGTTGCCGCAGGACGGTCATGCCCGCCTTACCCATAACGGCAGCAGTATCGATTTGCGCATTTCCTGTATACCGACCGTCAACGGTGAAAGCGTGGTTATCCGTATCCTCGACAAGCAGGTCGGCCTCAAACCGTTGGACGGACTGGGATTGGGTGACTGGGAACTGAACCAGATCCGTCGCATGCTGAGCCGCAGCTACGGCATGCTGCTGGTGACAGGCCCTACCGGCTCGGGCAAAAGCACCACCCTGTATGCCGTACTCAATGAGATTCGTACCCGCGATCCTCATATCATCACCGTTGAGGATCCGGTTGAATACGACATGGAGGGTGTCGAGCAAATCCAGATCAATCCCGGCACCGGCTACACATTTGCCGAAGCACTGCGTCATATCCTGCGCCACGACCCGGACGTGATAATGATCGGTGAAATCCGCGATCTGGAAACGGCCCGTATCGCGAACAAAGCCGCACTCACCGGTCATCTGGTGTTAAGTACCCTGCACACCAATGATGCCGCCAGCACCATCACGCGCCTGCTCGATATGGGTATCGAGCCCTATCTGCTCAGTTCAACCCTTCTTGGTGTCATGGCCCAGCGCCTGATTCGTCTGAACTGTCAGCAATGCCTGCAGGAAGAGCCTGTCGACGAAGAGGTACGCAACGTACTGCAAGTAGCAGCCGATGAGGTGTTCCACCGCGGTGTCGGCTGTTCTGCCTGCAACTACACCGGTTACCACGGCCGTGTAGCCGTTACCGAACTGCTGCCCATCACACCGCAGATCAGCACATTGATCAACAACAATGCCTGCGCCCAGGCCATCAAGGACATGGCGATACAGGAGGGTATGACCACTCTGACGCAAAATGCCCTGGCCCTGGCGCGCGCCGGCAAGACTTCGCTGGATGAGGTGTTCGCTATTCGTCTTGAATGA